The genomic interval GTCTCTGCCTGTTCAAGGAatccgtttctgtctctgtaaACTGGTCCTTTGCTGCGGGCTACGACGCCTGCGTCTTCCCAACAGACACACTTTCCaatcttctttttcctttctccactccAACCCCCTCGTTCTGCCCGCCCACCTGAGTCAAAGGCCTCGACATCCATGTCGGCTTTATCGCTCTCGACCACCATGAGCACGTCCCCCGGCTGTGAAGGACAtaccgagagagaaggtcggAGTTGCGATGCAGACAGTCGTCTCGCGAAGAGCGTTCAGAGtgaacaggagaaaggaactCGCAAGAGAGTgtcgagacgcagagccAAACACTCGGGACCCGGCCAAAATGGAGGCGCACATGAGAAACGTCGAGACTACGGCGCGAAGACACGACCAACACACAAAGAacgaaacgggagagaagcactGGAGTTtgggagagaacgaaaacaagagaagTGAAAGAACACCGTGTTCCGAAAACAGAAGGCGCTTCTGCCCTAACCCCGTGGCGGAACTACGCAAGGCCACTGGAGAGGCGATGCCTGACTTTTCTGTCTACTGAAACTTCTGAGAGTGCACAGAGACGACAACCTAAGCATTCAAATGAGCACCTTGGAACATGCAGTGACTGTCTGGAGGGAGAAAGATGATACAGCGACGGCTTCAGGACAGCCGAAGCAGACGCAACCAGGTCGAATATGTGGAGGTTACTTGGGGAGTTTCCTTATACCTCAGATGTTTGCCCGTAGAGCAGGTGCACCAGAAGACTCTATGCCTCAGCGAAACGCTTGTACCTCACCTGGAATCGAGGACTTTCTCCGAGTCCCCCCCGTCTCACTGACCCTCTGCACTTGTGTCTGCCCATACGTCTACTTGCCACGAACGACATACACGTAAAAGTAAGATAtcaatacatatatgtgtatgtatctatgtacATACACGTTTATGTATGGACATTGATGTTGGGTGCCCTTTTGTACATGCCTGTGCATCCGTCAATACCCATACCTGTGGCTTTCAACACATAAACGAGCGCGCTAACATGCGTTTCCTGAGGTCGATTTCTGTCGACGCGTTTTCTCGTGTAGTCTGTGTGTGCACAGCTCTTCGTTCTGTGACGCATTAAGGAGACTAGCCTTTGCATGCCTTTTGTGAATGCTGTGGCGGTTATCATCTGAGAGGGTACGCATGGAcggcttttctttttttcgcttcgcaAGAGTCTGACCTCGACACGGTCTCCGACTTGTTTCGACCACGTGACGACTTTGCCCTCCTTCATCGTGCTGGAGAGCGCAGGCATCGAGATTTCCTGGACAGCTCCGCGGAGGCTTGAGCCcacagctgtctcctgtctcctgacTGTCCCCTCAGCCGCGCAGAGGAGCGACGACGTGAGCCTCGATCCACATCTTCGCTCCCGAGTCTGAAGAGAAGACCCCGCCGACAGAGGTCTCTGTCCTGCGTTcgtcgaggaaacagaagacgctgaggatgcagaaggagacgcgaagaaacgGGGGCGCGTGGAGTGGACGCCAGAGccggaagagacagctggagCGACAAACGCGGGCGCCGAGGAGCCTGAGAAGGAGGTAGAGGAAGCCGAAGGAGcgggcgaggaagaggggacGAGCTGGAGCCcaaaggcagaggagacggccgctaggaagagagagacatggaCGAGAATACCGGGTGAAGGCAGCGCCATcttggagaggagagcggtGCGcaagtgagaagaagaagcgcgcgcGTCTAAGAGACAGATCTCAAGGTGAGggaacagaggaggagaTCCTAGGTTGACTTGGCCAAAAAGAAAAGACTCAGCTGCCTGCTCTGTGTAGGATATAGCCTTCCTCGTCAATGCGGTTTATTCGAATGCACAATCTCGAGGTGAGAatgaaacagagagaggttGCCTTTTGCAGAAGCGAAGGTCGCGAGgacttttctcgcttcctccgaagcggtttttctcctcgtttgtttcgtcctcgtccAGTTCTCCGCTGTGCCTCCGTCCTGCTCTCACAACTAGAAATGTCTGAAGCTTCGTCGCAGGGTCTTCTCGCTGTGTTTGCGAGCGCACTGAAGTGTCACCGCAAAACGCCGCAGAAAACGAATGGTGTGCGCTGAGAGAATGGACCTCAATTTTTCCTCAATTTTTGGGCTGCTTGTGTGCAGCGGCACAGAGGAACGGACGGAAACGGCGTTTTTTCCCCGCAAGCACATCGGCCGAGAAGCGACCCAAGACGAACGGTGAGAGAAGGgcagcgcgagaaaaggagacagcaggagacaaaaggagaccgacgaaggagacggcgTGAACTCGGGGCAGAAAGAGGGCCGAAAGGTGAAGAAAGAGTCGAGGCACGAGAGGCGATCAAGGGCAGAAAGGCAGacaacgcgagagacaaagacagacgcgcacagagagacggtgacagatgaagaggaaacgcaagcacgaagacagaaagaaaaaggagcgTGGCGGTGCGAACACACACTCAGCGAGACTTATTCAACGAGCCAAGACGACCGGACCGACCGGGGCCAATCCAGAACGGGAGACAGGACGAAAAGAGCCGGGGAAAGgatgcagacgagaagaaagaacgggGACTCACGACGTTGTTTGACTCTgcaagaagacacacacgtAACAACCGTCGACGGGAGAAACAAGCGAGGCGGAACATGAGAACccgcttgtctcttctgcatgctctcACCTCTCAGTCGCCGGTGTCTCCGGTGTTCGCTCCGTCAGACGCGGGTGGCTCGGAGACAGGCCCATGGCGCCAGTCTCCCGAAGTCTCTGAAGACGGAGGAAACACGATATTcctgcgaaagaaaaaaaacacagagggaaaacgaaggaTCCTGGAGGGACAAAGTGAAGGGCACTACACAGGGAAAGCACctggagagaacaagacaatACGTCACCGCTGTCACACAGCCGCGCCGTTAAcaggggagggggggggtACGCACCCGTCACGAAAATGATCGAGTTTGTAACCATATTATTGGATCTTCACGCTCTTGAAAGTGCAGATGGGGAGTCATCTTTGTAACTTACACCAGTAGAAGCATTTCAGGTGATTTTGTGGAGCAGAACTTACAGCAAATCGAAGCAGACGTTGAACACTGCGTTTGAATTATGAGCGGACATCCCCGAAGACTGAAACGCGGCTGGCCCcagttgcct from Toxoplasma gondii ME49 chromosome VIIa, whole genome shotgun sequence carries:
- a CDS encoding hypothetical protein (encoded by transcript TGME49_206605), whose protein sequence is MRLRETGAMGLSPSHPRLTERTPETPATESALANTARRPCDEASDISSCESRTEAQRRTGRGRNKRGEKPLRRKREKSSRPSLLQKATSLCFILTSRLCIRINRIDEEGYILHRAGS